CGTACCGCCGCCGCCCGCCGCAGCGGTTTTCCGTTTTTCCATCCTTCCCGCCGACGCGCGGGTTTTTTTACGGAACAAAGAAACCCATGCCCAATCCCCTCTACCGCCAACACATTATTTCCATTGCCGATTTGTCAACCGAACAGCTCGAATGCCTGCTGCACACCGCGCTGAAACTCAAAGCCGCGCCGCGCGGCGACCTGCTCGCGGGTAGGCTCGTCGGCTCGTGTTTTTTCGAGCCGTCCACGCGAACGCGGCTGTCGTTTGAAACCGCCGTGCAGCGTTTGGGCGGCAAGGTGATCGGTTTTGCCGACGGCGCGAACACCAGCGCGAAAAAAGGCGAAACGCTGGCCGACACCGCGCGGATTATTTCCAGCTACACCGACGCGATTATCCAACGCCACCCCAAAGACGGCGCGGCGCGTGTGCTGGCCGAGTTTTCCAAAGTGCCCGTCATCAACGCGGGCGACGGCACCAACCAACACCCCAGCCAGACCCTGCTGGATTTGGTAACGATTTACGAAACCCAAGGCCGTCTGAACAATCTGAAAATCGCCATGGCGGGCGACTTGAAATACGGCCGCACCGTGCACTCGCTCTGCCAGGCACTCAAACGCTGGGGCTGCGAATTTGCCTTTGTGTCGCCCCCCAGCCTCGCCATGCCCGACTACATCACCGAAGAACTCGACGAAGCCGGCTGCGCCTACCAAATCCTCCCCAGCCTCGAAGAAGCCGCGCAATGGGCGGACATTCTCTACATGACCCGCGTGCAGCGCGAGCGTTTTGACGAGCAGGAGTTCGCCAAAATCCAAGGCAAATTCAACCTTGACGCTTCCATGCTCGCCGGCGCGAAACCCAATCTGCGCGTGCTGCACCCGCTGCCGCGCGTCGATGAAATCCATCCCGATGTCGATGCCACGCCGCACGCCTACTATTTCGAGCAGGCCGTGAACGGCGTGTACGCGCGCATGGCGATTTTGTCGCTGGTATTGAACGAAGAAGTGTAAGGAGCGCAACCATGGAACATCAGAAACTCAGCGTAGAAGCCATTGAAAACGGCACCGTCATCGACCACATCCCCGCCGGTTTGGGGCTGACCATTCTGCACCGCTTCAAACTGCTGCACTACGGCAGCGCGGTAACGGTGGGCTTCAACCTGCCCAGCAAAACGCAGGGCAGCAAAGACATCATCAAAATCGCGGGCGTGAGCTTCGACGAAGCCGCCGCCAACCGCCTCGCCCTGTTCGCCCCCGAAGCCGTAGTCAACACCATCGCCGATTTCAAAGTGGTATCCAAACGCCGCCTCACCCTGCCCGACGAAATCGCCGAAGTGTTCCGCTGCCCCAACGCCAACTGCGCCAGCCACGGCGAGCCGGTGAAAAGCCGCTTCTATGTGAAACACCAGGGCGGCCACACCAAACTCAAATGCCGCTACTGCGAAAAAACCTTCCCGCGACAGGCGGTGTTGGAAGCGTAAACACGGCGAAAGGCCGTCTGAAAACCGTAAAACGGGTTTTCAGACGGCCTTTCGCCGTTAGGTAGGGTGTGTGGCGCAGCCACGCACGCGGTTTCGGTTTTGGGCAAACGCGCGGATTCGTTACGCGGCGGGGAACGCGTGCGCCGCTGGGGCGACACACCCTACGTATAACCCGCCCGCCGTCATTCCCTTTTAAACACCGGCATCGGAAGCCGTTTGAAATGGTGGGTCGAGACCCACCCTACGCAATCTGCCGCTAAGGTAGGGTGTGTGGCGCAGCCACGCACGCGGTTTGGGATTGGGGAAACTTGCGGATTCTTTGCGCAGCAGGGAACGCGTGCGCCGCCTTGGGGCGCGACACACCCTACGTTTGATTCACCATGGGCGGAAGGACAACAGGCCGTCTGAAAAGCGCAAAAAGCGTTTTTCAGACGGCCTGTTTGATATTGCGGCAAGTCCTGCCGGTCAGCCGATGTAACGTTTGAACACCAGCGTGCCGTTGGTGCCGCCGAAGCCGAAGGAGTTGGAAATCGCCACGCCAATTTTGGCGTCGCGGGCTTCGTTGGCGCAGTAGTCCAAATCGCAGCCGCCTTCGATGTCCTGCTCGAACAGGTTGATGGTGGGCGGGGATTTTTGGTGGTGCACGGCCAATACGCTGTACACGGCTTCCACGCCGCCGGCCGCGCCTAAGAGGTGGCCGGTCATGGATTTGGTGGAGTTGACGATGGTTTTGTAGGCGTGCTCGCCCAGGGCGCGTTTGAGGGCTTTGGTTTCGTTGGCGTCGCCCAGCGGGGTGGACGTGCCGTGCGCGTTGACGTAATCGACGTCTTGCGCGTTCAAGCCTGCGTCTTTGAGGGCGCGGGTAACGGCCAGCGCGGGGCCTTCTTCGTCGGGGGCGGTGATGTGGTAGGCGTCGGAACTCATGCCGAAGCCGACCAGCTCGGCGTAGATTTTCGCGCCGCGTTTTTTGGCGTGTTCGAGTTCTTCCAAGACCAAAATGCCCGCGCCTTCGCCGATGACGAAGCCGTCGCGGCCTTTGTCCCACGGGCGGGAGGCGGCGGCGGGGTCGTCGTTGCGGGTGGAAAGGGCTTTCATGGCGGCAAAGCCGCCCACGCCCAGGGCGCAGATTGCGCCTTCCGCGCCGCCGGCGATCATGATGTCGGCGTCGCCGTATTTGATGAGGCGGGCGGAATCGCCGATGGCGTGCGCACCGGTGGTGCAGGCGGAAACCATGCCGTAGCTGGGGCCGCGGTAGCCTTTGAGGATGGTAACGTGGCCGGAGATGAGGTTGATCAGCGAGCCGGGGATGAAGAAGGGGTTGATTTTGCGCGCGCCGCCTTCGGCCACGGCTTTGCCGGTGGCTTCGATGCTGGGCAGGCCGCCGATGCCGGAGCCGATGTTGACGCCGACGCGGTCTTTGTCGAGGCCGGAGATGTCGTCCAAGCCTGCGTCGGCGATGGCTTGCAGGGAGGCGGCGATGCCGTAGTGGATGAAGGCATCCATGCGGCGGGCTTCTTTCGCGCTGATGTATTGGCCGATGTCGAAGCCGCGCACTTCGCCGGCGATTTGGCTGTTGATGTCGGATGCGTCGAAACGGGTAATCGGGCCGATGCCGCTTCTACCTGCGAGCAGGTTTTCCCACGCGCTCGGTATATCGTTGCCGACCGGGGAAACCTGCCCCAGTCCGGTAATCACTACTCTTCTCTGACTCATAAAATCTGCTCGTCGGATAATCGGGTTGCGGCGGCACGCTGCGCCGTATCAATGAGAAACGACCCCTGTGTGCAGAAAGCCTGCGCACAGAGGCCGGGAAAGGGGTTACAGACGCGTATCAGCCCTGTTTTGCATTGATGTAGTCGATGGCTTTCTGCACGGTGGTGATTTTTTCGGCTTCTTCGTCGGGGATTTCGCAGCCGAAGGCTTCTTCCAAAGCCATGACCAGTTCGACGATGTCGAGGGAGTCGGCACCGAGGTCGTCTTGGAAAGAGGATTCGTTTTTCACTTCGTCGGCGGCAACGCCAAGCTGCTCGGCAACGATTTCTTTCACTTTTTGTTCAACGTTTGACATGTTTTTAAGTCCTTAATTTGAGCCTTGCGGCGGGTGGGGTTGGTGTTGAAACTCGAAACGGGCGGCATTGTAACCGATTGGCTTGGAGTTTGCTATCTGATTCGGCGGCCGCGTTTTTCTGTTTTTCAGACGGCCTGATGCGGCGCAATGTGCGGCATATTAGCACGCGGCCGATTTTTCCGACAAGGGGGCGTTGTCCGGTTTTCGCCGCAGTTGCGCCCTGTTCGGCGATTATCCGCCGTTTTTCCGGCCTATGGTTTGGTTGAGGAAACACAGCACGCAGGCGAGTTCCGCCGCCGTGTCTTCCTGTGTGCCGTTGCCGGTGTGGCCGCCGCTGTCGGGGACGTAGAGCCAGGCGGGTGCGCCGAAGCCGCGCAGTTTGGCGTAAAACTTCAAGGCGTGGGCGGGGTGGACGCGGTCGTCGGACAGGCTGGTGGTAATCAGGGCGGGCGGGTAGCTGAGGCCGTCTGAAAGATTGTGGTAGGGCGAGAGGGCGGCCAGGTGCGGGCGTATTTCGGGATCGGCGGGGTCGCCGTATTCGTCGGTCCAGCTTGCGCCGGCGGAGAGCTCGGTGTAGGCGAGCATGTCGGTGAGCGGCACTTCGCACACCAGCGCGCCGATGCTTTGCGGCTCGCGCACGAAGGCAGCGGCGGCAACCAGGCCGCCGTTGCTGCCGCCCTGTACGGCAATGCGCTCGGGCGAACTCATGCCGCGCGCGGCCAGATCGCGCACCACGGTCAGAAGGTCGTCGGCGCTGCGGTGTTTGTGTCTGCCTTGTGCGGCGGCATGCCAGTGTTTGAACTCGCCGCCGCCGCGCACGTTGGCAACGACAAAAGCATTCCCCTGTTCGAGCCAGTGGCGGCCGATGCTTTCGGGGTAGTGCGGCGGCTCGGGTTCGCCGAAGCCGCCGTAGGCGTAAACCAGTGTCGGCGTGTCGGGCGCGGCGGTTTTGCCGACGTGGAAATAAGGTATCCGCGTGCCGTCGGCCGACTCTGCCCAAAGCTGCTGTACTTTGATGCCGTCTGAAACAAACTGTTCGGGCTGGCGGCGCAGCACGCTCAGTTCGTTGACGTGCAAATCGAGGGCAAACAGAGTGAGCGGCGTGGTGAAATCGTCGGCGGCCAGATAGAGCACGTCGCCGCCCCAGGGCTGGTCGGTAATTTCCAGCGCGCCTTCGGGCAACTCGGGCAGGCTTTGTTCTTCCCATGTTTTGCCCGTCCATTTCCACGCTTTCAGACGGCCTTTCACGTTATCCAGCAGCGACACGGCGATAAAGCGTTTGGTGGTTTCCACGCTGTCCACCGCCTGCGTGTCCGCCGGCTCGAACAACAGCACCGCTTCGCCCAGCACGCCCTTGTTCAGCTTCACCGCCACCAGCGCGCCCGCCGGATAGCTTTGCTTGGCGCGCTGCCACGGTTCGCGCAGCTGCACGAGCAACTGCCCCGCCGTGTAGCCGACGATGTCGCAGTCGCGCGGCAGGTTCAGTTTGGCGGTGCTGTTGTCGGGCAGCACCTGGTAATAGTCTTTGGTGAAAAAGCCTTCCGCCGCTTCGATCAGATCCACGGGCGAACCGAGGCCGTCGAGATAACGCCAGGCGTTGGCCATCATCCAGTTTTCCGCCACCTGCAACACGGGCAGGCCGTCTGAAAACGCCTGACCGCGTTCGAGCAGCCACACCTGGCGCGGATAGCCCGATTCGGTGAGCTGGCGATCGTCCCAGGCGGGGCAGACCCACACGCTGTTTTCGTCGCGCCACGAAATATGGTTTTTGCCCGCCGGAAATTGGAAGCCGTTTTCGACGATGCGCCGCCCGGCCAAATCGAATTCCAGCGTGTAGGCCGCGTCGCCGCCCGCCACGCTCAGGCTCAACAGCACGCGCAGCGGCTGCCCGACATAATGCGACACGCCGTCCAAGTAAACGTCGTCGCCGAGGATTTCGTCGAAATCGGCTACGGAAAACAGCACTTCCCAATCGGGCAGACTGGCGCGGTAGGAGGCGGCGGAACAGACGCGGTAGACGCCTTTGGGAAATTCCGCGCTCTGGTGGAAATGGTACATCCGCGCGCGGTGTTCCTGGCAAAACGGAATCTGCCGCTCGTCGCGCATGGCTTGGGCGATGTCGTCGCGCAGGGCGCGGAAGGCGTCGTCGCCGGCAAAACGCGCCAGCGTTTCGGCATGGGCGGCGCGGGCGAAATCCTGTGTGGCGGGGTCGGAAAGATTGTGGAAACGGGAAAACGGATCGTGTTGCTCGGGCATGGTGTGAGGCTGTCTGAAAAGGAGAAAAGGGCGCGATTATAAACAAAAAGGCCGTCTGAAACGTTTTCAGACGGCCTCTGCGCTTGATGCACAATCAGCGGGGCGTACAGCTTTTGAACAGGATTTCGTCTTTCGGCGAAGTGATCATGATGGGCTGCTTGCGGTAGTTTTTGGTGCTCATCGCGCCGGTGCCCAGAGTGTAGCCGCCCTCGTCGATGAAGAAGGTGTCCACATTGTCGGAGCGGTCGAGGTTGATGTCCATGGTGCGGTTGCGGCCGTCAATGCGGGCAACGGCGTAGTTGGGCAGGCCTTGTTTGTTAAAACCGTAGGTTACGTTGATGCGTTTGCCCTGCTGGCAGCGGTAGGAAACGGATTTTTTGGACACGGTGGGATTGCCGGTTTCGGCCAGGGCGGTGCCGCTGAAGGCAACAAGGGAAGACAAGACAACGGCAGATAACAATTTCATTTTAATATCCTCAAAAAATGTGAAATTTGAAACGCTTTGCGCCGGACGCGGCCGCCCGTGCGCAAAGCGAGCGCATACTAAAACTTTTTCCGTTAAAACGCCTAATGATTTCGGATAATTTTTGTAAAGGAAACCGGCCGCGCCGCCGTGTTTTCAGACGGCCTGTCTTTCAAAAAAAAGAAAAACCGCGTAAAATCCGCGTAAATCCCTCCACCGTCAGGCAGTTACAACTGCCTGTTTTTTATCAGGCAAATAATATGACCGAACACCAAACCCCCGCCGCCGAACCCCAGCTCGACGAAAACCAGATTATCGCCCTGCGCCGCGAAAAACTGCATGCCATCCGCCAAGAGCGCATCGCCTTCCCCAACGATTTCCAACGCGACAGCTTCGCGGGCGAGCTGCACGAAAAATACGATGCCCTCTCTAAAGAAGCACTCGACCCGCAGGAAATCCCCGTCAAAATCGCGGGGCGCATGATGCTCAAACGCGCGATGGGCAAAGCGAGTTTCGCCACCGTTCAGGACGTGAGCGGCCAAATCCAGCTTTACATCAACAATCAGGGCGTAGGCGAAGCGGCGCACGAAGATTTCAAACATTGGGACATGGGCGACATCGTCGGCGCGGAAGGCACACTGTTCAAAACCAACCACGGCGAGCTGACCGTGCGCGTGTCGAA
The window above is part of the Neisseria bacilliformis genome. Proteins encoded here:
- a CDS encoding DUF7606 domain-containing protein; the protein is MKLLSAVVLSSLVAFSGTALAETGNPTVSKKSVSYRCQQGKRINVTYGFNKQGLPNYAVARIDGRNRTMDINLDRSDNVDTFFIDEGGYTLGTGAMSTKNYRKQPIMITSPKDEILFKSCTPR
- the pyrI gene encoding aspartate carbamoyltransferase regulatory subunit → MEHQKLSVEAIENGTVIDHIPAGLGLTILHRFKLLHYGSAVTVGFNLPSKTQGSKDIIKIAGVSFDEAAANRLALFAPEAVVNTIADFKVVSKRRLTLPDEIAEVFRCPNANCASHGEPVKSRFYVKHQGGHTKLKCRYCEKTFPRQAVLEA
- a CDS encoding prolyl oligopeptidase family serine peptidase encodes the protein MPEQHDPFSRFHNLSDPATQDFARAAHAETLARFAGDDAFRALRDDIAQAMRDERQIPFCQEHRARMYHFHQSAEFPKGVYRVCSAASYRASLPDWEVLFSVADFDEILGDDVYLDGVSHYVGQPLRVLLSLSVAGGDAAYTLEFDLAGRRIVENGFQFPAGKNHISWRDENSVWVCPAWDDRQLTESGYPRQVWLLERGQAFSDGLPVLQVAENWMMANAWRYLDGLGSPVDLIEAAEGFFTKDYYQVLPDNSTAKLNLPRDCDIVGYTAGQLLVQLREPWQRAKQSYPAGALVAVKLNKGVLGEAVLLFEPADTQAVDSVETTKRFIAVSLLDNVKGRLKAWKWTGKTWEEQSLPELPEGALEITDQPWGGDVLYLAADDFTTPLTLFALDLHVNELSVLRRQPEQFVSDGIKVQQLWAESADGTRIPYFHVGKTAAPDTPTLVYAYGGFGEPEPPHYPESIGRHWLEQGNAFVVANVRGGGEFKHWHAAAQGRHKHRSADDLLTVVRDLAARGMSSPERIAVQGGSNGGLVAAAAFVREPQSIGALVCEVPLTDMLAYTELSAGASWTDEYGDPADPEIRPHLAALSPYHNLSDGLSYPPALITTSLSDDRVHPAHALKFYAKLRGFGAPAWLYVPDSGGHTGNGTQEDTAAELACVLCFLNQTIGRKNGG
- the fabF gene encoding beta-ketoacyl-ACP synthase II produces the protein MSQRRVVITGLGQVSPVGNDIPSAWENLLAGRSGIGPITRFDASDINSQIAGEVRGFDIGQYISAKEARRMDAFIHYGIAASLQAIADAGLDDISGLDKDRVGVNIGSGIGGLPSIEATGKAVAEGGARKINPFFIPGSLINLISGHVTILKGYRGPSYGMVSACTTGAHAIGDSARLIKYGDADIMIAGGAEGAICALGVGGFAAMKALSTRNDDPAAASRPWDKGRDGFVIGEGAGILVLEELEHAKKRGAKIYAELVGFGMSSDAYHITAPDEEGPALAVTRALKDAGLNAQDVDYVNAHGTSTPLGDANETKALKRALGEHAYKTIVNSTKSMTGHLLGAAGGVEAVYSVLAVHHQKSPPTINLFEQDIEGGCDLDYCANEARDAKIGVAISNSFGFGGTNGTLVFKRYIG
- the acpP gene encoding acyl carrier protein, whose amino-acid sequence is MSNVEQKVKEIVAEQLGVAADEVKNESSFQDDLGADSLDIVELVMALEEAFGCEIPDEEAEKITTVQKAIDYINAKQG
- the pyrB gene encoding aspartate carbamoyltransferase, producing the protein MPNPLYRQHIISIADLSTEQLECLLHTALKLKAAPRGDLLAGRLVGSCFFEPSTRTRLSFETAVQRLGGKVIGFADGANTSAKKGETLADTARIISSYTDAIIQRHPKDGAARVLAEFSKVPVINAGDGTNQHPSQTLLDLVTIYETQGRLNNLKIAMAGDLKYGRTVHSLCQALKRWGCEFAFVSPPSLAMPDYITEELDEAGCAYQILPSLEEAAQWADILYMTRVQRERFDEQEFAKIQGKFNLDASMLAGAKPNLRVLHPLPRVDEIHPDVDATPHAYYFEQAVNGVYARMAILSLVLNEEV